The Phyllopteryx taeniolatus isolate TA_2022b chromosome 13, UOR_Ptae_1.2, whole genome shotgun sequence nucleotide sequence ccaggataagtggtgttgaaaatggatggacatttaatAAGGTGTGAAATTACATActgttgtgttaaaaaatattggcacccctggcatgccaatatttttattttattttatgactgTATTACCTTTTATATACACTGtagttgtctttaaaaaaaaaagttctagtcactattctggcatttagcaaatataaataattttggtaatcctaatggACCTAAATAAGAAAACTTtcatctgatttcatgtcagacagtcttTTTATACGGACTCTACCATTGGTATTTGAGTACTTGAGTAAATCCTTTGACATCGCCACTATGATAGGAACCACAGTGCCATCTGCTATTATTACTATTGTACTATTGTCAGCGTATGTGGaaatactacagtacagtaatttGGTAAATGAATGTGCTGGTTAACTATCCCCATGTTACTGAGTACTGTACAACAGCACAATTGAATctatcaaaaattctgcctttacatagacaaaaatgctcagttttgattgacatgagAGAGGTATTATTTCAACAATAGGCTAATTATGGTGGCTGGATTTTGGAGTGATTAAGGCCAGGACAATTGAAATACCGGTAACAAAGTAGAAAGTACTGCAGTACAGACCACAGCCAATTCTAACCACAAAAATTCTAAATATTGGTGGGTGTAGTCTAGTGTTAACAATTATTTTCCCAACTCCATGGAGACAGggcaacacacacacctgaATAGAATCCAATCAGTATTCCAGGTATGATTTGGCATGTATTCTTATATAACTTAGTGGCATCTTCCATACATTGGTAGGTTTTCAATCAAGCACCACATTTTGAAATTGCCTTTAGATTGATGTACAGTAATGAGAAACTTGAACCTTAATGCAAATTTGCCATATgtgaaaaaactaaaacatattTCAATTGTGAGCAACCCATAATTAcattatggaaaaaaagattatttcGGATAGTTTATAACAAACGGTAGGAATATATCATAGCGATACTGGAGAGAAAACCAACTGATTATTTGATTCCCAACTGGGAATTACCAAATACCATATAAAAATCCACTGATCATGTTACAGTTGAGACTacgtgagtcccaggatgcacatgtctggaaacaatgagtcccaccCCTGGAACAAGGACTCCCTGCAACCTATCATCATGGAATACAGATATAATAATCCTCCAGtgtatcacggttcttgcttcatggtcccgctatattgcagatttttattacagtggtTACTCTATTTTTCtattgtttgtacaatatttttgtgttatccattgctcttgctctctctcaatatattatgtgtttagccCTAGCACGTTAGCAAATTTTTAGGACGATAAATCTTCCCAAAAAACTAaatctataaatcactaaatggtttaggtcctgaatacatgaaagaaatgctaatggaatataaacccagtagggctctgagatcgacagactcaggtcaaatagtggaacacagagtccaaagcaaacatggtgaagcagcatttagctgttaggctgcacacaaatggaataagttgccaacagaagtgatgtcagccccaagtgtgaatgtttttacatccaggttaaaaacacttctttttggagcatttccacttttaaatgatatttcttgcactgtatgctgttttaattgtactttatttttttcccttgttttaaatgtttataagctgttttttttctttgtttttaaaggctTTTAATAATGTAAACCACATAGAGTTACCTTGTGTACAGTATGAAATTTGCTATCTAAATATATTTGCTTTGGTTTGCTTTGaaaaactatcacaataaacGATAGcatcgttgatgttttttttaggccactgatataatgacatACGAGTATAATAACTCAAGTCTATCATTTtcaagaacaattaacttttaaTTATAAAGAAtgttgaacattggcattgtaatgtacaacaataaataaaatatcttatatcaatatataaatataaataaaacagactcaggctctgttcacaaaatttgcacttaaatattaaacatttggcacagaggtatagagtcattaacccactaaagaggcccaaaaatgtcttgtaaatttgacgcACCACACACAAGTGCTTTTAAAAAGCTGGCCAAATTTgggtgactaaaaaaaaaaatacatcaccaTGTATGTGAAACAAGGCCCACCCTAAAGCTCCAGGACTGTGAGACcgtagtcaactactggctgaataatgtTAACATGTGCTGCTGTGGTTATGGTTAATAAACAGATAACATTTCTGCGATGTGTGTGGCGCTGACGTTTAAAATGATGTCGCCGTGGTCGAGTGGgatgtttagctccttagctcatTAGCTCGCGGGCTAGTGaacgtaataaacagttaactttcccttaagtgtcccTGTTGTGTGCATCTGCGGAGCCAACGCAGTTCCGCCTGCGGCTCAATGCGTTGTGAGCTACGCGctgggtgttaccacaacaataaaaatgtatcaaGTCCGGAAAGAACTCTCCTGTCCATTTTATATTAAACCACCCTACTCTGCCTTTCATTGCCTAGCACCTGTTGGTTGGATTCATACTTTTGGTGGACTACTTTGATTCGCTGTGTGTGGAAgaacttcagcaacacacacacgcatacgtaGGGCGGGTCTGAAGCAATGCTTTGCATCCTTGGAAGCAGATTGATTATACTTtttgcgtccctgctaatttttgtgcgtctcagatgcTGGgcacacatcaaacgagatccctgaaaATCTGTATAAATCCACACACAAACAGCTGTATAAACATTTTGTGTGAGGACACGATGGTGAACCAACCTCATTTGTTTTGATTGCGGATTCGCAAACACCTCCTCTTCATTGGGGGCTCCAGCTCAGGGCTTCCAGCAGCTGCTAATGGTGCACTGATGGAACAGGACAGGATGGCTGTCTTTTCAGCTCCTGGCTTTGGCACAGGCTGGATAACCACACAAGCATCGGTAGATAACAGTGGCAGGTTGTAAGCATGTTCACCCTCCTCCAAGTTGGAGTCAGGGTCTGGCTTACCCTCCGTAGCCTCTACCAGCTGGTCTTGCGTCGATCCACGCTTCACAGATTCACAATCTCTCAAGGAACAGTTATTCTCTTTTAGGGCTTCTCGTTCCAACTCACCATTTGCTAGGTGCTGCCCTGCATTTCCCTCGGATATGATCTTATCTCCTGTTTTGTCCGAGTTTAAAGTAGGACTATGAAGTGAATGCCACCCTGTGCCATTGACAATGACATTACATGAGGCAGCAGGGTTAGTTTGTATCTGTGGAAGAGGTTGTGGTAGGGTCCTTGGTGTGCTGGGAGCAGGTGGTAGGGTGATGTTGGTTTCAATATTAGTGTTGAAAGAAGAGCTTTTTTTATTGGAAGCTGGATTAGATGTTTCCAGTGTTTCTATGATGGTGGCCACCAACACCTCAGTATTAGTGAGGGGTTGCTGTAATGCAGCCCCTTCACTTAGATCATGACAGCCATTGACTTCCCTTTCGAGCCTAACAACTGGTGAAGATCTTGACTCAACCTCTGCCTCTACTTTGACATGAATCTTAGGCAGAATCCTCTGAATGACGTGCTGTTGGCATGGTTTCTGGCTTACAGTTAGATCAATAACTCCTTCCAGCTGTTCAATGTCACCAGTTGGGCATATGTTTCTCATATTATTCTCTACCTTCACAGTCATGTTCGTCACTGCCGACCTGTTTCTATCTGGGCATCCAGGAGAGAGACACTCTACACCATCAGTATGTCTTTGTTTGGGTCGCTCTCCTCCAGAAGGTCCTGGAGACTGAGATAGCCCAGATGCTGAAACATGTGAAGATAAAGGTGCGCTGGAGAGAGGGTCACTGTTTTCTGGCTGGTAACTGGAAGATTTGGAGTTGAAAGGTATTGGAATTGGAATGGGAACTGGGACTGGAAGGGGTACGATGACAGGATAAGGTACCAAAAGGGTTGGTGGCGGTACTAAAGGGGCTAAGGATGGCATGCCATAATTCATCATTGGTGGCAAAGGGATGTGTCCATTGGGCATCATGTTGACTGGGGGGAAAGGGGGAAATCCTGGTATGTGGACACCAGGGTGAGGAGGGATCATACCAGGATTGGGATTGGATGAGGGATGGACATGAGGGGACATCATGGGTCTGTGCATGGTGCTAGAAGCAGGACCGAGAGCCCTAGGAGGAGGTGGGGGACCTATGCCGGGGATGATGGGGTTTGACAGGGGACTGTTGGGTCCAcctggatggacagatggacgaAGAAATGGCGGCCGGATCGGCTGCATCATCTGATGTTCCATAAATAGAGGCAAAGGCATTGGCCCCCGTGGAGTCATCACCATTGGAGGACTCCCTAGAGGGACCCCAACAGCTGGGTGCAAAGTAGGGATGGGAGGGGGTGGGAGTGTAGAGTTTTCATGGGGTCGAGGTGTGGGGATCTTGGcacaggaggaagaggaggatggagaGCAAAGAGCATCTGAGGACGAGGTGGCAGATGAAGTGCAGGGAACTGAAGAGTTGGGAAGCCCTCCAGGTGAGGGAGCTTTACGGCGAATGTCTGATAAAGGTGTTCCCCAGGATTCAGGGGTGagcagttgtacaccactgcactCTGCCTTACCCTCACCTCCAACCCCATGTCCTGGGTTACAGAGAGCTCCAGGCAGTGCTGCTTGGGTCTCCTTATAAAAAATGTCCATCTTATATTGGTTCAGGCATTTGGCACTGCAAAATTGCAGCCGTCGTTCACCAGCCCCAAAGTCGAGATACTCCTTAGTGTGGCGGATATGCTTGCACCAGTCACATAcctatgacaaaaacacacatattACACGTACTGTATCAGTCACCCTGCTTTAAAAATACTTTCTTGATTTGAATTAGGTCACATTCTCCTTTGAAGTACCCTGTTAAGCAAAGACAGCATCTAAACCATCTGGCGATACAcataaaataaaggaaaattaTGCATTATTTTCACAGAAAACACTTAACTTTGACTGAATAATGTTcatgctggcggcacggtggccgactggttagagcgttagcctcacagttctgaggtgcggggttcaatccccgtccccgcctgtgtggagtttgcatgttctccccgtgcctgcgtgggttttctccgggcactccggtttcctcccacatcccaaaaaacatgcattaattggagactctaaattgcccgtaggcatgactgtgagtgcgaatggttgttagtttcgatgtgccctgcgattggctggcaaccagttcagggtgtaccccgcctcctgcccgatgacagctgggataggctccagcacgcccgcgaccctagtgaggagaagcggctcagaaaatggatggatggatggatgttcatgcTTTTGTACAGGAGTGCTGCCACGGATTTGTGTCCTTGtttgtgtacatactgtatatccagtgtgtgtgtgcgtgcctgtgtgtgccTACTGTATATCAATATGACATTAAACATCGCTACAATTTCTACTACACTGTTTGTGGCCAATACAGCACACTCACCAGTAAGCACAGATCACCCTCGATTAAAATGTCCACAACCAAGATAACAATATACCATGATTACCATTGGGGACATGTTAGCAGAAGCTTACCATCAACAGTTAAGCTCACAATTCTTTATACCCTGGCCAAATTATGAGTTAAAGTGAATTCTGTAAAGTGAAAtatgatttttcatttttagaaaCTGTAGTGAATAATTCACCTTTCTTCTGCTCAGTCGTATGGGTTAAATTTCCTTTcggtgatggtgtgaatgtgaatatttgTCTGTCTCGATATTtgtcttgtgattgactggcgaccagtccaaggtgagGTCTGCCTTTTACCCAAAGTCAGCGGGGATAGGATTCCATCCAGTAAACAGGATAAGTGAAAGAGAAATAGAATGGATAGATTTTTATTCACATTCATGATCTCAATCTTGAGTTAAGGCTGCACCATTCTGGTAATTTCTAACATAATGAGTATTCTAATTAACTATACATTGAGAACATTTCATATTCCTCTGTATATGCCTGTTTATATGAATAATAGTCCAAATGTAAAAATCTaggttgggggttcgaatctggTCTTCCactgtggcgtttgcatgttctcgccatgccatattgttcttcttcttttcctttcggcttgtcccattaggggtcgccacagcacgtcatccttttccatgagagcctatctcctgcatcctcctctcgaacaccaactgccatcatgtcttccctcacgacatccattaaccttctctttggtcttcctctagctctcttgcctggcagctccatcctcatcatccttctaccaatatactcactatttctcctctggacatgtccaaaccattgaagtctgctctctctaactttgtctccaaaacatcgaaccttggctgtccctctgatgagctcatttctaattttatccaacctggtcactccaagagcgaacctcaacatcttcatttccgccacctccagctctgcttcctgttgtctcttcagtgccactgtctctaatccatacatcatggctggcctcaccactgttttataaactttgcccttcatcctagcagagactcttctgtcacataacacacctgaaaccttcctccacccgttccaacctgcttgtacccgtttcttcacttcctgaccacactcaccattgctctggacggttgaccccaagtatttaaaatccTCTACCCTttctatctcttctccctgtagcctcattcttcccccaccacccctctcattcatccacatatattctgttttacttcggctaatcttcattcctcttctttccattgcatgcctccatctttctaactgttcttccacctgctccctgctttcactgcagatcacaatgtcatctgcaaacatcatggtccacggggattccagtctaacctcatctgtcagcctatccatcaccactgcaaaaaggaaggggctcagggctgatccctgatgcagtcccacgtccagcttaaattcttctgtcacacctacagcacacctcaccgctgttctgctggcctcgtacatgtcctgtattattctaacatacttctctgccactccagacttccgcatgcagtaccacaattcctctctgggtactctgtcataggctttctctagatctgcaaagacacaatgtagttccttctgaccttctctgtacttttccatcaacatcctcaaggcaaataatgcatctgtggtactctttctagggatgaaaccatactgttgctcgcaaatactcacttctgtcctgagtctagcctccactactctttcccataagttcattgtgtggctcatcaactttattcctctatagttgccacagctctgcacatcacctttgttcttaaaaatgggcaccagtacacttttcctccattcctcaggcatcttctcacgcactagaattctattgaacaagctggtcaaaaactctacagccaccttctcctagatgcttccatacctccacaggaatgtcatcaggaccaactgcctttccatttttcattctctttaatgcctttctaacttcccccttactaatcattgccacttcctggtccaccacacttgcctcttctactctcccttctctaccattttcctcattcatcaactcctcgaagtattctttccatctagctagcacactgctggcaccagtcaacatatttccatctctatccttaatcaccctaacctgctgcacatccttcccatctctgtccctctgtctggccagcctgtatagatccttttctccttctttagtgtccaacctgccatacatgtcatcatatgcctcttgttttgcctttgccacctctacctttgccctgtgtcgcatctcaatgtattcctttcgcctctcctcggtcctctcagtgtcccacttcttcttagctaacctttttccttgtatgatttcctgtactgtgaggttccaccaccaagtctccttctctcctttcctgccagaagatacaccaagtactctcctgcctgcttctctgatcaccttggctgcagtggcctagtcttctggaagctcctcccatccaccgagagcctgtatcacctcttcccgaaaagctgcacaacactcgtcctgtctcagcttccaccacatggttctcttctctgcctttgtcttcctaattttcctccccaccaccagagtcatcttacacaccaccatcctatgctgtctagccacactctcccctaccactaccttacagttggtaacctccttcagattacatcgtctgcacaagatgtaatccacctgtgtgcttctacctccgctcttgtaggtcaccctatgttcgtgcctcttctggaaaaaagtgttcactacagccatttgcatccttgttgcaaagtctaccaccatctgtccctccaagttcctttcctggatgccgtacttacccatcacttcttcatcacccctattaccttcaccaacatgtccattacaatctgcaccaattacgactctctctctgtctgggatgctcagaactacatcatctagctccttccagaatttctctttcacctcttggtcacatcctacctgtggggcatagccactaatcacattacacataacaccctcaatttcaaatttcagcctcatcactcgatctgatactcttttcacctccaagacattctttgccaactcttcttttaaaataagcccgactccatttatcttcccatctacaccatggtaaaataatttaaaccctgcccctaaacttctagccttactgcctttccacctggtctcctggacacacaatagctcaacctttctcctaatcatcatgtcaaccaactcccgagattttcctgtcatagtcccaacattcaaagtccccacattcagttctaggctctgtgttttcctcttctctttctgccgaagaacccgctttccacctcttcttcttctttgacttcgacccacagtagctgaatttccaacagcgccctgcaggttgacggcgccggtggcggacgttgttaacccgggccacgaccgatccggtatggaattctttggatgaacgctcatatttgtttggcaaggttttaagccggatgcccttcctgacgcaaccctccgcatttatccgggcttgggaccggcctacagtttgcactgacttgtgccccccatagggctgcattccatGCCATGCCATATTGTTAATTTTGACAAATATGACTCGAGTAAAAGTGTGGTCCTCCAAataagtattcagtgaaaagACGACTGAAGTAGCTACGAAGTAACTTCTGCTTTATTctaatttttaaatcagagcatgtatgtcaaatagacaaaaatataaaataggaatctgcaaattcagatattgcccaacaatatTACTTTTACTGAAACAATTAAGGGAAATTCATAAATACAGATGTCCACATACTTTTTTGGTGCGGATtgtgacattattttttttctgacatttaaTCATTGACACCCtaatagagcagtgattttgCAACATCTTATTTTATCGATTGTTGTTTTCATATCTGAGTGCAAAGCAACGGTATGTGATTGCTTGGGTTCATGAGGCTTGCAAGGATGTGTGTCACTCGCTGTTGTGTTTGTACCATTTTATTCATAA carries:
- the sobpa gene encoding sine oculis-binding protein homolog A isoform X2 → MAEMEKEGRPPENKRSRKPAHPVKREINEEMKSFAENTMNELLGWYGYDKVELRDSDNLDIGETPQHISVLKENLLPKIPASRQSSAVSLDGANSSQSLLNSRNGVSEHPTIHSTSTTSTKEHGNQPITVPVIPPPLIKPPTDDDAISVQIMCAWCQKIGVKRYSLSMGSELKSFCSEKCFAACRRAYFKRNKARDDDGLGGKLLQHSFTQDTPRLVFKTNSDVLVCDWCKHIRHTKEYLDFGAGERRLQFCSAKCLNQYKMDIFYKETQAALPGALCNPGHGVGGEGKAECSGVQLLTPESWGTPLSDIRRKAPSPGGLPNSSVPCTSSATSSSDALCSPSSSSSCAKIPTPRPHENSTLPPPPIPTLHPAVGVPLGSPPMVMTPRGPMPLPLFMEHQMMQPIRPPFLRPSVHPGGPNSPLSNPIIPGIGPPPPPRALGPASSTMHRPMMSPHVHPSSNPNPGMIPPHPGVHIPGFPPFPPVNMMPNGHIPLPPMMNYGMPSLAPLVPPPTLLVPYPVIVPLPVPVPIPIPIPFNSKSSSYQPENSDPLSSAPLSSHVSASGLSQSPGPSGGERPKQRHTDGVECLSPGCPDRNRSAVTNMTVKVENNMRNICPTGDIEQLEGVIDLTVSQKPCQQHVIQRILPKIHVKVEAEVESRSSPVVRLEREVNGCHDLSEGAALQQPLTNTEVLVATIIETLETSNPASNKKSSSFNTNIETNITLPPAPSTPRTLPQPLPQIQTNPAASCNVIVNGTGWHSLHSPTLNSDKTGDKIISEGNAGQHLANGELEREALKENNCSLRDCESVKRGSTQDQLVEATEGKPDPDSNLEEGEHAYNLPLLSTDACVVIQPVPKPGAEKTAILSCSISAPLAAAGSPELEPPMKRRCLRIRNQNK
- the sobpa gene encoding sine oculis-binding protein homolog A isoform X3, which encodes MLLPFIQTSFAENTMNELLGWYGYDKVELRDSDNLDIGETPQHISVLKENLLPKIPASRQSSAVSLDGANSSQSLLNSRNGVSEHPTIHSTSTTSTKEHGNQPITVPVIPPPLIKPPTDDDAISVQIMCAWCQKIGVKRYSLSMGSELKSFCSEKCFAACRRAYFKRNKLGYRRSYTARDDDGLGGKLLQHSFTQDTPRLVFKTNSDVLVCDWCKHIRHTKEYLDFGAGERRLQFCSAKCLNQYKMDIFYKETQAALPGALCNPGHGVGGEGKAECSGVQLLTPESWGTPLSDIRRKAPSPGGLPNSSVPCTSSATSSSDALCSPSSSSSCAKIPTPRPHENSTLPPPPIPTLHPAVGVPLGSPPMVMTPRGPMPLPLFMEHQMMQPIRPPFLRPSVHPGGPNSPLSNPIIPGIGPPPPPRALGPASSTMHRPMMSPHVHPSSNPNPGMIPPHPGVHIPGFPPFPPVNMMPNGHIPLPPMMNYGMPSLAPLVPPPTLLVPYPVIVPLPVPVPIPIPIPFNSKSSSYQPENSDPLSSAPLSSHVSASGLSQSPGPSGGERPKQRHTDGVECLSPGCPDRNRSAVTNMTVKVENNMRNICPTGDIEQLEGVIDLTVSQKPCQQHVIQRILPKIHVKVEAEVESRSSPVVRLEREVNGCHDLSEGAALQQPLTNTEVLVATIIETLETSNPASNKKSSSFNTNIETNITLPPAPSTPRTLPQPLPQIQTNPAASCNVIVNGTGWHSLHSPTLNSDKTGDKIISEGNAGQHLANGELEREALKENNCSLRDCESVKRGSTQDQLVEATEGKPDPDSNLEEGEHAYNLPLLSTDACVVIQPVPKPGAEKTAILSCSISAPLAAAGSPELEPPMKRRCLRIRNQNK
- the sobpa gene encoding sine oculis-binding protein homolog A isoform X1 gives rise to the protein MAEMEKEGRPPENKRSRKPAHPVKREINEEMKSFAENTMNELLGWYGYDKVELRDSDNLDIGETPQHISVLKENLLPKIPASRQSSAVSLDGANSSQSLLNSRNGVSEHPTIHSTSTTSTKEHGNQPITVPVIPPPLIKPPTDDDAISVQIMCAWCQKIGVKRYSLSMGSELKSFCSEKCFAACRRAYFKRNKLGYRRSYTARDDDGLGGKLLQHSFTQDTPRLVFKTNSDVLVCDWCKHIRHTKEYLDFGAGERRLQFCSAKCLNQYKMDIFYKETQAALPGALCNPGHGVGGEGKAECSGVQLLTPESWGTPLSDIRRKAPSPGGLPNSSVPCTSSATSSSDALCSPSSSSSCAKIPTPRPHENSTLPPPPIPTLHPAVGVPLGSPPMVMTPRGPMPLPLFMEHQMMQPIRPPFLRPSVHPGGPNSPLSNPIIPGIGPPPPPRALGPASSTMHRPMMSPHVHPSSNPNPGMIPPHPGVHIPGFPPFPPVNMMPNGHIPLPPMMNYGMPSLAPLVPPPTLLVPYPVIVPLPVPVPIPIPIPFNSKSSSYQPENSDPLSSAPLSSHVSASGLSQSPGPSGGERPKQRHTDGVECLSPGCPDRNRSAVTNMTVKVENNMRNICPTGDIEQLEGVIDLTVSQKPCQQHVIQRILPKIHVKVEAEVESRSSPVVRLEREVNGCHDLSEGAALQQPLTNTEVLVATIIETLETSNPASNKKSSSFNTNIETNITLPPAPSTPRTLPQPLPQIQTNPAASCNVIVNGTGWHSLHSPTLNSDKTGDKIISEGNAGQHLANGELEREALKENNCSLRDCESVKRGSTQDQLVEATEGKPDPDSNLEEGEHAYNLPLLSTDACVVIQPVPKPGAEKTAILSCSISAPLAAAGSPELEPPMKRRCLRIRNQNK
- the sobpa gene encoding sine oculis-binding protein homolog A isoform X4, encoding MAEMEKEGRPPENKRSRKPAHPVKREINEEMKSFAENTMNELLGWYGYDKVELRDSDNLDIGETPQHISVLKENLLPKIPASRQSSAVSLDGANSSQSLLNSRNGVSEHPTIHSTSTTSTKEHGNQPITVPVIPPPLIKPPTDDDAISVQIMCAWCQKIGVKRYSLSMGSELKSFCSEKCFAACRRAYFKRNKVCDWCKHIRHTKEYLDFGAGERRLQFCSAKCLNQYKMDIFYKETQAALPGALCNPGHGVGGEGKAECSGVQLLTPESWGTPLSDIRRKAPSPGGLPNSSVPCTSSATSSSDALCSPSSSSSCAKIPTPRPHENSTLPPPPIPTLHPAVGVPLGSPPMVMTPRGPMPLPLFMEHQMMQPIRPPFLRPSVHPGGPNSPLSNPIIPGIGPPPPPRALGPASSTMHRPMMSPHVHPSSNPNPGMIPPHPGVHIPGFPPFPPVNMMPNGHIPLPPMMNYGMPSLAPLVPPPTLLVPYPVIVPLPVPVPIPIPIPFNSKSSSYQPENSDPLSSAPLSSHVSASGLSQSPGPSGGERPKQRHTDGVECLSPGCPDRNRSAVTNMTVKVENNMRNICPTGDIEQLEGVIDLTVSQKPCQQHVIQRILPKIHVKVEAEVESRSSPVVRLEREVNGCHDLSEGAALQQPLTNTEVLVATIIETLETSNPASNKKSSSFNTNIETNITLPPAPSTPRTLPQPLPQIQTNPAASCNVIVNGTGWHSLHSPTLNSDKTGDKIISEGNAGQHLANGELEREALKENNCSLRDCESVKRGSTQDQLVEATEGKPDPDSNLEEGEHAYNLPLLSTDACVVIQPVPKPGAEKTAILSCSISAPLAAAGSPELEPPMKRRCLRIRNQNK